Proteins encoded in a region of the Panthera tigris isolate Pti1 chromosome B2, P.tigris_Pti1_mat1.1, whole genome shotgun sequence genome:
- the ECHDC1 gene encoding ethylmalonyl-CoA decarboxylase isoform X3, which yields MELKQEMARSLLKTSSLSVRTKLLHQTGLSLYNTSHGFHEEEVKKKLEQFPGGSIDLQKEDSGIGILTLNNPSKMNAFSGVMILQLLEKVIELENWTEGKGLIVRGAKNTFSSGSDLNAVKALGTPEDGMTLCMFMQNTLTRFMRLPLISVALVQGRALGGGAEFTTACDFRLMTPESEIRFVHKEMGIIPSWGGATRLVEIIGSRQALKVLSGALKLDSKKALNIGMVDEVLQSSDETECLEEAQEWLKQFIKGPPEVIRALKKSVSSGKELCFEDALQNERDLLGTVWGGPANKEAIARRRKFDT from the exons ATGGAGTTGAAACAGG aaatgGCAAGAAGTCTTTTGAAGACATCATCTTTATCTGTGAGGACAAAATTACTACATCAAACGGGATTGTCACTTTATAATACATCCCATGGCTTCCAtgaagaagaagtaaaaaaaaaacttgagcaGTTTCCTGGTGGATCCATTGACCTTCAGAAGGAAGATAGTGGTATTGGCATTCTTACCCTGAACAATCCAAGTAAAATGAATGCCTTCTCAG GAGTTATGATTCTACAACTTCTGGAAAAAGTGATTGAATTGGAAAATTGGACAGAGGGGAAAGGTCTCATTGTCCGTGGGGCAAAAAATACTTTCTCCTCAGGATCTGATTTGAATGCTGTGAAAGCACTAGGGACTCCAGAG GATGGAATGACCTTATGTATGTTCATGCAGAACACCTTAACAAGATTTATGAG ACTCCCTTTAATAAGCGTTGCACTGGTTCAAGGTCGGGCATTGGGTGGAGGAGCAGAATTTACTACAGCATGTGATTTCAG attaATGACGCCAGAGAGTGAGATAAGATTTGTCCACAAAGAGATGGGTATAATACCAAGCTGGGGCGGTGCTACCCGACTAGTTGAAATAATCGGCAGTAGACAAGCTCTCAAAGTATTAAGTGGGGCCCTCAAACTGGATTCAAAAAAAGCTTTAAACATAGGAATGGTTGACGAGGTCTTGCAGTCTTCAGATGAAACTGAATGTCTAGAAGAGGCACAAGAGTGGCTAAAGCAGTTTATCAAAGGGCCACCAGAAGTAATTAGAGCTTTgaaaaaatctgtttcttcagGAAAAGAGCTTTGTTTTGAGGACGCATTACAGAATGAAAGAGACCTTTTAGGAACAGTTTGGGGGGGACCTGCAAATAAAGAGGCTATTGCTAGGAGACGAAAATttgatacataa
- the ECHDC1 gene encoding ethylmalonyl-CoA decarboxylase isoform X4, translating to MARSLLKTSSLSVRTKLLHQTGLSLYNTSHGFHEEEVKKKLEQFPGGSIDLQKEDSGIGILTLNNPSKMNAFSGVMILQLLEKVIELENWTEGKGLIVRGAKNTFSSGSDLNAVKALGTPEDGMTLCMFMQNTLTRFMRLPLISVALVQGRALGGGAEFTTACDFRLMTPESEIRFVHKEMGIIPSWGGATRLVEIIGSRQALKVLSGALKLDSKKALNIGMVDEVLQSSDETECLEEAQEWLKQFIKGPPEVIRALKKSVSSGKELCFEDALQNERDLLGTVWGGPANKEAIARRRKFDT from the exons atgGCAAGAAGTCTTTTGAAGACATCATCTTTATCTGTGAGGACAAAATTACTACATCAAACGGGATTGTCACTTTATAATACATCCCATGGCTTCCAtgaagaagaagtaaaaaaaaaacttgagcaGTTTCCTGGTGGATCCATTGACCTTCAGAAGGAAGATAGTGGTATTGGCATTCTTACCCTGAACAATCCAAGTAAAATGAATGCCTTCTCAG GAGTTATGATTCTACAACTTCTGGAAAAAGTGATTGAATTGGAAAATTGGACAGAGGGGAAAGGTCTCATTGTCCGTGGGGCAAAAAATACTTTCTCCTCAGGATCTGATTTGAATGCTGTGAAAGCACTAGGGACTCCAGAG GATGGAATGACCTTATGTATGTTCATGCAGAACACCTTAACAAGATTTATGAG ACTCCCTTTAATAAGCGTTGCACTGGTTCAAGGTCGGGCATTGGGTGGAGGAGCAGAATTTACTACAGCATGTGATTTCAG attaATGACGCCAGAGAGTGAGATAAGATTTGTCCACAAAGAGATGGGTATAATACCAAGCTGGGGCGGTGCTACCCGACTAGTTGAAATAATCGGCAGTAGACAAGCTCTCAAAGTATTAAGTGGGGCCCTCAAACTGGATTCAAAAAAAGCTTTAAACATAGGAATGGTTGACGAGGTCTTGCAGTCTTCAGATGAAACTGAATGTCTAGAAGAGGCACAAGAGTGGCTAAAGCAGTTTATCAAAGGGCCACCAGAAGTAATTAGAGCTTTgaaaaaatctgtttcttcagGAAAAGAGCTTTGTTTTGAGGACGCATTACAGAATGAAAGAGACCTTTTAGGAACAGTTTGGGGGGGACCTGCAAATAAAGAGGCTATTGCTAGGAGACGAAAATttgatacataa
- the ECHDC1 gene encoding ethylmalonyl-CoA decarboxylase isoform X2 has protein sequence MRKNLKKTRREMARSLLKTSSLSVRTKLLHQTGLSLYNTSHGFHEEEVKKKLEQFPGGSIDLQKEDSGIGILTLNNPSKMNAFSGVMILQLLEKVIELENWTEGKGLIVRGAKNTFSSGSDLNAVKALGTPEDGMTLCMFMQNTLTRFMRLPLISVALVQGRALGGGAEFTTACDFRLMTPESEIRFVHKEMGIIPSWGGATRLVEIIGSRQALKVLSGALKLDSKKALNIGMVDEVLQSSDETECLEEAQEWLKQFIKGPPEVIRALKKSVSSGKELCFEDALQNERDLLGTVWGGPANKEAIARRRKFDT, from the exons aaatgGCAAGAAGTCTTTTGAAGACATCATCTTTATCTGTGAGGACAAAATTACTACATCAAACGGGATTGTCACTTTATAATACATCCCATGGCTTCCAtgaagaagaagtaaaaaaaaaacttgagcaGTTTCCTGGTGGATCCATTGACCTTCAGAAGGAAGATAGTGGTATTGGCATTCTTACCCTGAACAATCCAAGTAAAATGAATGCCTTCTCAG GAGTTATGATTCTACAACTTCTGGAAAAAGTGATTGAATTGGAAAATTGGACAGAGGGGAAAGGTCTCATTGTCCGTGGGGCAAAAAATACTTTCTCCTCAGGATCTGATTTGAATGCTGTGAAAGCACTAGGGACTCCAGAG GATGGAATGACCTTATGTATGTTCATGCAGAACACCTTAACAAGATTTATGAG ACTCCCTTTAATAAGCGTTGCACTGGTTCAAGGTCGGGCATTGGGTGGAGGAGCAGAATTTACTACAGCATGTGATTTCAG attaATGACGCCAGAGAGTGAGATAAGATTTGTCCACAAAGAGATGGGTATAATACCAAGCTGGGGCGGTGCTACCCGACTAGTTGAAATAATCGGCAGTAGACAAGCTCTCAAAGTATTAAGTGGGGCCCTCAAACTGGATTCAAAAAAAGCTTTAAACATAGGAATGGTTGACGAGGTCTTGCAGTCTTCAGATGAAACTGAATGTCTAGAAGAGGCACAAGAGTGGCTAAAGCAGTTTATCAAAGGGCCACCAGAAGTAATTAGAGCTTTgaaaaaatctgtttcttcagGAAAAGAGCTTTGTTTTGAGGACGCATTACAGAATGAAAGAGACCTTTTAGGAACAGTTTGGGGGGGACCTGCAAATAAAGAGGCTATTGCTAGGAGACGAAAATttgatacataa
- the ECHDC1 gene encoding ethylmalonyl-CoA decarboxylase isoform X1 — MRKNLKKTRRGRTAREGMRKNLKKTRREMARSLLKTSSLSVRTKLLHQTGLSLYNTSHGFHEEEVKKKLEQFPGGSIDLQKEDSGIGILTLNNPSKMNAFSGVMILQLLEKVIELENWTEGKGLIVRGAKNTFSSGSDLNAVKALGTPEDGMTLCMFMQNTLTRFMRLPLISVALVQGRALGGGAEFTTACDFRLMTPESEIRFVHKEMGIIPSWGGATRLVEIIGSRQALKVLSGALKLDSKKALNIGMVDEVLQSSDETECLEEAQEWLKQFIKGPPEVIRALKKSVSSGKELCFEDALQNERDLLGTVWGGPANKEAIARRRKFDT, encoded by the exons aaatgGCAAGAAGTCTTTTGAAGACATCATCTTTATCTGTGAGGACAAAATTACTACATCAAACGGGATTGTCACTTTATAATACATCCCATGGCTTCCAtgaagaagaagtaaaaaaaaaacttgagcaGTTTCCTGGTGGATCCATTGACCTTCAGAAGGAAGATAGTGGTATTGGCATTCTTACCCTGAACAATCCAAGTAAAATGAATGCCTTCTCAG GAGTTATGATTCTACAACTTCTGGAAAAAGTGATTGAATTGGAAAATTGGACAGAGGGGAAAGGTCTCATTGTCCGTGGGGCAAAAAATACTTTCTCCTCAGGATCTGATTTGAATGCTGTGAAAGCACTAGGGACTCCAGAG GATGGAATGACCTTATGTATGTTCATGCAGAACACCTTAACAAGATTTATGAG ACTCCCTTTAATAAGCGTTGCACTGGTTCAAGGTCGGGCATTGGGTGGAGGAGCAGAATTTACTACAGCATGTGATTTCAG attaATGACGCCAGAGAGTGAGATAAGATTTGTCCACAAAGAGATGGGTATAATACCAAGCTGGGGCGGTGCTACCCGACTAGTTGAAATAATCGGCAGTAGACAAGCTCTCAAAGTATTAAGTGGGGCCCTCAAACTGGATTCAAAAAAAGCTTTAAACATAGGAATGGTTGACGAGGTCTTGCAGTCTTCAGATGAAACTGAATGTCTAGAAGAGGCACAAGAGTGGCTAAAGCAGTTTATCAAAGGGCCACCAGAAGTAATTAGAGCTTTgaaaaaatctgtttcttcagGAAAAGAGCTTTGTTTTGAGGACGCATTACAGAATGAAAGAGACCTTTTAGGAACAGTTTGGGGGGGACCTGCAAATAAAGAGGCTATTGCTAGGAGACGAAAATttgatacataa